One Citrobacter amalonaticus genomic window carries:
- the nnr gene encoding bifunctional ADP-dependent NAD(P)H-hydrate dehydratase/NAD(P)H-hydrate epimerase, which translates to MTDHTMKKNPISIPHSIWPADDIKRLEREAADTLGLTLFELMLRAGEAVFDVARESRPYARRWLVLCGHGNNGGDGYVVARLAKAAGILVTLIAQESDKPLPEEAAQAREAWLNAGGVIHSPAIAWPENIDLIIDALLGTGLTQAPREPLSELIERANAHPAPVVSIDIPSGLLAQTGATPGAVIRAERTVTFIVLKPGLLTGKARDVTGRLHFNSLGLDDWLAGQDAPIQRFDASQLARWLSPRRATSHKGDHGRLVVIGGDHGTAGAIRLAGEAALRAGAGLVRVLTRSENIAPLLTARPELMVHELTPQSLDESLAWADVIIIGPGLGQAEWGKKALQKVENFRKPMVWDADALNLLAINPDKRHNRVITPHPGEAARLLGCSVAEIESDRLHSAQRLVKRYGGVAVLKGAGTVVAAQPEALGIVDVGNAGMASGGMGDVLSGIIGALLGQKFTPYDAACAGCVAHGAAADVLAARVGMRGMLATDLFSTLQRIVNPDVIDVYHDESSNSAT; encoded by the coding sequence ATGACGGACCATACAATGAAGAAAAACCCCATCAGTATACCACACTCCATCTGGCCCGCCGATGACATCAAACGGCTGGAACGAGAAGCCGCTGACACGCTAGGGCTCACGCTGTTTGAACTGATGTTGCGAGCGGGCGAGGCGGTGTTTGACGTGGCGCGTGAGTCCCGGCCTTATGCCCGGCGCTGGTTGGTGCTCTGCGGTCACGGTAATAACGGTGGCGATGGCTATGTGGTGGCGAGACTGGCGAAAGCGGCAGGGATTCTGGTCACGTTGATAGCGCAGGAAAGCGACAAGCCGCTGCCCGAGGAGGCCGCACAGGCGCGGGAAGCCTGGCTGAATGCGGGAGGCGTGATTCATTCCCCGGCGATCGCCTGGCCGGAAAATATCGACCTGATTATTGATGCGCTGCTGGGGACCGGGTTAACCCAGGCACCGCGCGAACCGTTGTCTGAATTAATCGAACGGGCAAACGCTCACCCCGCGCCTGTTGTCTCGATAGACATTCCTTCCGGGTTGCTGGCACAAACGGGCGCGACGCCCGGTGCGGTCATCAGGGCTGAACGCACGGTCACGTTTATCGTCCTAAAACCCGGTCTGCTGACGGGGAAAGCCCGGGATGTGACCGGGCGCCTTCATTTTAATTCGCTGGGGCTGGACGACTGGTTGGCAGGACAGGACGCGCCGATTCAGCGCTTTGACGCCTCGCAACTTGCGCGCTGGCTCTCTCCGCGCCGTGCAACGTCGCATAAAGGCGATCATGGTCGACTGGTGGTGATCGGCGGCGATCACGGCACGGCGGGAGCGATTCGACTGGCTGGTGAAGCGGCGCTGCGCGCCGGCGCGGGACTGGTGCGCGTGCTGACGCGCAGCGAAAATATCGCCCCACTGCTGACCGCTCGCCCCGAACTGATGGTGCATGAACTGACGCCGCAGTCCCTTGACGAAAGCCTCGCATGGGCGGATGTCATCATCATTGGCCCTGGGCTTGGGCAGGCGGAGTGGGGGAAGAAAGCGCTGCAAAAAGTCGAGAATTTCCGTAAACCGATGGTCTGGGACGCCGATGCGTTGAACCTGCTGGCAATCAATCCCGATAAACGTCACAATCGCGTCATCACACCGCATCCGGGAGAAGCCGCGCGGTTACTGGGGTGTTCTGTCGCAGAAATTGAAAGCGATCGCTTACATTCTGCACAGCGTCTGGTAAAACGTTACGGAGGCGTTGCGGTGTTGAAAGGGGCGGGAACCGTGGTTGCCGCACAACCGGAGGCATTGGGAATTGTTGATGTCGGGAACGCGGGCATGGCCAGCGGCGGCATGGGTGATGTGCTCTCCGGTATTATTGGCGCATTGCTCGGACAGAAGTTTACCCCGTATGATGCAGCCTGTGCTGGCTGTGTGGCTCACGGTGCGGCGGCCGATGTTCTGGCGGCGCGTGTGGGCATGCGCGGCATGTTGGCAACCGACCTTTTTTCCACGCTACAGCGTATTGTTAACCCTGATGTGATTGACGTTTATCATGATGAATCGAGTAATTCCGCTACCTGA
- the queG gene encoding tRNA epoxyqueuosine(34) reductase QueG gives MSEPLDLNQLAQKIKQWGLELGFQQVGITDTDLSESEPKLQAWLDKQYHGEMDWMARHGMMRARPHELLPGTLRVISVRMNYLPAHAAFASTLKNPTQGYISRYALGRDYHKLLRNRLKKLGERIQQHCVSLNFRPFVDSAPILERPLAEKAGLGWTGKHSLILNREAGSFFFLGELLIDLPLPVDAPVEERCGKCVACITTCPTGAIVAPYTVDARRCISYLTIELEGAIPEALRPLMGNRIYGCDDCQLICPWNRYSQLTDEDDFSPRKPLHAPELIELFARNEAWFLKVTEGSAIRRIGHLRWLRNIAVALGNAPWSDAALSALESRRGEHPLLDEHIEWAVAQQIAKRNADVIEVQSPKQRRLVNAIEKGLPRDA, from the coding sequence ATGTCAGAGCCCCTCGATCTCAATCAGTTAGCGCAGAAAATTAAGCAGTGGGGGCTGGAACTGGGCTTTCAGCAAGTCGGTATTACCGATACTGACCTGAGCGAGTCCGAACCCAAACTGCAGGCATGGCTGGACAAACAATACCACGGCGAAATGGACTGGATGGCGCGCCACGGCATGATGCGCGCGCGTCCCCATGAGCTGCTGCCCGGCACGCTTCGCGTCATCAGCGTGCGCATGAACTATCTTCCCGCCCACGCCGCGTTTGCCAGTACGCTGAAAAATCCCACGCAGGGTTACATCAGTCGCTATGCCCTGGGCCGCGACTACCATAAGCTTTTACGAAACCGCCTCAAAAAGCTGGGTGAGAGGATTCAGCAGCACTGTGTCTCGCTGAATTTTAGACCTTTTGTCGACTCTGCGCCCATACTTGAGCGCCCGTTGGCGGAAAAAGCCGGTCTTGGGTGGACAGGTAAGCACTCACTTATCCTGAACCGCGAGGCCGGGTCATTTTTCTTTCTCGGTGAGTTGCTGATTGATTTACCCCTGCCGGTTGACGCTCCCGTGGAAGAACGCTGCGGAAAATGTGTCGCCTGCATCACCACCTGTCCGACCGGGGCGATTGTCGCCCCCTACACGGTGGATGCGCGTCGCTGCATCTCCTACCTCACCATCGAACTGGAAGGCGCAATCCCGGAAGCATTGCGGCCACTGATGGGCAACCGGATCTACGGCTGTGATGACTGCCAGTTGATTTGCCCATGGAATCGCTACTCGCAGCTGACTGATGAAGACGATTTCAGTCCTCGTAAGCCGCTTCATGCGCCCGAGTTAATTGAGCTGTTCGCCAGAAATGAAGCCTGGTTTTTAAAAGTCACAGAAGGTTCAGCCATTCGTCGTATTGGTCATCTGCGCTGGCTGCGTAATATTGCGGTAGCACTCGGTAATGCGCCCTGGAGTGACGCCGCCCTGTCCGCACTGGAAAGCCGCCGGGGTGAGCACCCACTTCTTGATGAACACATTGAGTGGGCTGTCGCGCAGCAGATCGCGAAGCGAAACGCCGACGTGATCGAGGTGCAATCACCAAAGCAAAGGCGACTGGTTAATGCGATCGAGAAGGGATTGCCGCGGGACGCCTGA
- the rsgA gene encoding small ribosomal subunit biogenesis GTPase RsgA, translated as MSKNKLSKGQQRRVNANHQRRLKTSKEKPDYDDNLFGETAEGIVISRFGMHADVESADGEIHRCNIRRTIRSLVTGDRVVWRPGKAAAEGVNVKGIVEAVHERTSVLTRPDFYDGVKPIAANIDQIVIVSAILPELSLNIIDRYLVACEILQVEPIIVLNKIDLLDDESMAFVNEQMDIYRHIGYRVLMVSSHTQDGLKPLEEALTGRISIFAGQSGVGKSSLLNALLGLQEAILTNDVSDNSGLGQHTTTAARLYHFPHGGDVIDSPGVREFGLWHLEPEQITHGFVEFHDYLGLCKYRDCKHDADPGCAIRAAVEDGKIAETRFENYHRILESMSQVKTRKNFSDTDD; from the coding sequence TTGAGTAAAAATAAACTCTCCAAAGGCCAACAGCGCCGCGTGAACGCTAATCACCAGCGTCGTCTTAAAACGTCTAAGGAGAAGCCAGACTACGATGACAACCTGTTTGGCGAGACCGCTGAAGGTATCGTCATTAGCCGTTTTGGCATGCATGCCGACGTCGAATCTGCCGACGGTGAAATTCACCGCTGCAACATTCGCCGGACGATCCGCTCGCTGGTGACCGGCGACCGTGTGGTCTGGCGTCCCGGCAAAGCGGCAGCGGAAGGGGTCAACGTCAAAGGAATCGTCGAGGCGGTGCATGAACGTACCTCGGTGTTGACGCGCCCGGACTTCTACGATGGCGTAAAACCCATTGCCGCCAACATCGACCAGATTGTCATTGTCTCCGCGATCTTACCGGAGCTGTCGCTTAATATTATCGATCGTTATCTGGTGGCCTGCGAGATATTGCAGGTTGAACCGATCATCGTGCTCAACAAAATCGATCTGCTGGATGACGAAAGCATGGCGTTTGTGAATGAGCAGATGGATATCTACCGTCATATCGGCTATCGCGTGCTGATGGTCTCCAGCCACACCCAGGACGGTCTGAAACCGTTGGAAGAAGCGCTGACCGGGCGCATCAGCATCTTTGCCGGCCAGTCCGGCGTCGGCAAATCCAGCCTGCTCAACGCGCTGCTGGGGCTGCAGGAAGCGATTCTCACCAACGATGTCTCTGACAACTCCGGCCTGGGACAGCATACCACCACCGCAGCCCGCCTCTACCACTTCCCACATGGCGGCGACGTCATCGATTCCCCTGGCGTGCGTGAATTTGGCCTGTGGCACCTGGAGCCGGAACAAATCACCCATGGCTTTGTCGAATTCCATGACTATCTGGGGCTGTGCAAATATCGTGACTGTAAGCACGACGCTGACCCCGGCTGCGCCATCCGTGCTGCCGTAGAGGACGGGAAAATTGCGGAAACCCGTTTCGAAAATTATCACCGTATTCTCGAAAGCATGTCGCAGGTAAAAACGCGTAAAAACTTTTCTGATACCGATGACTGA
- the orn gene encoding oligoribonuclease — protein sequence MSANENNLIWIDLEMTGLDPERDRIIEIATLVTDANLNILAEGPTIAVHQSDEQLALMDDWNVRTHTGSGLVERVKASTMGEREAELATIEFLKTWVPAGKSPICGNSIGQDRRFLFKYMPELEAYFHYRYLDVSTLKELARRWKPEILDGLSKEGTHKAMDDIRESVAELAYYRENFIKL from the coding sequence ATGAGTGCCAATGAAAACAACCTGATTTGGATTGATCTTGAGATGACCGGTCTGGATCCCGAGCGCGATCGCATAATTGAAATCGCCACGCTGGTCACCGATGCCAACCTGAATATTCTGGCTGAAGGGCCAACTATCGCTGTGCATCAGTCCGATGAACAACTGGCGCTGATGGATGACTGGAACGTGCGTACCCATACCGGCAGCGGGCTGGTGGAGCGAGTCAAGGCGAGCACAATGGGCGAACGTGAAGCGGAGCTGGCGACGATTGAATTTTTGAAAACGTGGGTGCCAGCGGGTAAGTCGCCAATCTGCGGGAACAGCATCGGACAGGATCGCCGTTTTTTGTTTAAGTACATGCCGGAACTGGAAGCGTATTTCCATTACCGCTATCTGGATGTGAGCACGCTGAAAGAGCTGGCGCGTCGTTGGAAACCCGAAATTCTGGACGGTTTGAGCAAGGAAGGAACGCACAAGGCGATGGACGATATTCGCGAGTCGGTGGCGGAACTGGCTTACTATCGTGAGAACTTTATAAAGTTGTAA
- the asd gene encoding archaetidylserine decarboxylase (Phosphatidylserine decarboxylase is synthesized as a single chain precursor. Generation of the pyruvoyl active site from a Ser is coupled to cleavage of a Gly-Ser bond between the larger (beta) and smaller (alpha chains). It is an integral membrane protein.), translating into MLNSFKLSLQYILPKLWLTRLAGWGASKRAGWLTKLVIDLFVKYYKVDMKEAQKPDTASYRSFNDFFVRPLRDDVRPLNTDPNVLVMPADGVISQLGAIEEDKILQAKGHNYSLEALLAGNYLMADLFRNGSFVTTYLSPRDYHRVHMPCNGILREMIYVPGDLFSVNHLTAQNVPNLFARNERVICLFDTEFGPMAQILVGATIVGSIETVWAGTITPPREGVIKRWTWPAGESEGSVALLKGQEMGRFKLGSTVINLFAPGKVNLVEQLESLSVTKIGQPLAISTETFVAPVDAEPAPLAEAEINAEHDASPLVDDKKDET; encoded by the coding sequence TTGTTAAACTCATTTAAACTTTCGCTACAATACATTCTGCCGAAACTATGGCTCACTCGCCTGGCGGGCTGGGGCGCGAGCAAACGAGCGGGATGGCTGACTAAGCTGGTTATCGATCTGTTCGTGAAGTACTACAAGGTCGATATGAAAGAAGCGCAGAAGCCGGATACCGCCAGCTACCGCTCATTCAATGATTTCTTTGTCCGCCCACTGCGTGACGACGTTCGCCCGCTGAATACCGATCCGAACGTGCTGGTCATGCCGGCTGACGGCGTCATCAGCCAGTTAGGTGCTATCGAAGAAGATAAAATCCTGCAAGCTAAAGGCCACAACTACAGCCTGGAAGCCCTGCTGGCAGGTAACTACCTGATGGCGGATCTTTTCCGTAACGGGTCGTTTGTGACCACCTATCTGTCACCGCGTGACTACCACCGCGTACACATGCCATGTAACGGCATTCTGCGTGAGATGATCTATGTGCCGGGCGATCTGTTCTCGGTCAATCATCTGACGGCCCAGAACGTCCCGAACCTGTTTGCCCGTAATGAGCGTGTTATCTGCCTGTTCGATACGGAGTTTGGTCCAATGGCGCAAATTCTGGTCGGTGCTACGATTGTTGGCAGTATCGAAACCGTCTGGGCGGGAACCATCACACCACCGCGCGAAGGCGTGATCAAACGCTGGACCTGGCCTGCCGGTGAAAGCGAAGGCTCCGTGGCGCTGTTGAAGGGCCAGGAAATGGGCCGCTTCAAACTGGGCTCCACGGTAATCAACCTGTTTGCGCCGGGGAAAGTGAATCTGGTCGAGCAGCTTGAAAGTCTTTCGGTGACCAAAATTGGTCAGCCGCTGGCGATCTCTACCGAGACATTCGTTGCGCCCGTTGACGCAGAGCCCGCTCCGCTGGCAGAAGCAGAGATCAACGCCGAGCACGATGCCAGCCCGCTGGTTGATGATAAGAAAGACGAAACCTAA